The DNA window TTTCAGGCACCGCGGCCGTGCGGGCGATGGCGGTGCCCATGCCATAGCGGTTGTTCTCGCAGATGTAGATGACCGGCAGCTTCCACTTCGACGCCATGTTGAACGTCTCGTGCAGCGCGCCCTGGTTGGCGGCCGCATCGCCGAAGTAGCAGACCGTGACGCGGTCCTCGTTGCGATAGCGGCTGGCGAAGGCCATGCCGGCCGCCAGCGGAATCTGCCCGCCGACGATGCCGTAGCCGCCGTAGAAGTGGTGCTCGATGTCGAAGATGTGCATCGAGCCGCCCTTGCCCTTGCTGTAGCCGGTGCCGCGGCCGAACAGCTCCGCCATCACCATGCCCGCGTCACTGCCACGCGCCAGGGGCTGGCCGTGGTCGCGGTACGCGCTGAGCATGTAGTCGTCCTGGCGGATGGCCTCCACCGGACCCACAGCCACCGCCTCCTGCCCGATGTACAGGTGACAGAAGCCGGCAATCTTCCCCAGCGTGTACTGCTGACCCGCACGCTCCTCGAAACGGCGGATGAGGTACATCTTCCGGTACATCGTCAACAGCAGGTCCTTCGAGTACGGGCTGGCCACCGCGGGTGC is part of the Myxococcus landrumus genome and encodes:
- the pdhA gene encoding pyruvate dehydrogenase (acetyl-transferring) E1 component subunit alpha, with product MASPYSKDLLLTMYRKMYLIRRFEERAGQQYTLGKIAGFCHLYIGQEAVAVGPVEAIRQDDYMLSAYRDHGQPLARGSDAGMVMAELFGRGTGYSKGKGGSMHIFDIEHHFYGGYGIVGGQIPLAAGMAFASRYRNEDRVTVCYFGDAAANQGALHETFNMASKWKLPVIYICENNRYGMGTAIARTAAVPEIYKRAAAYDMRGEPVDGMDALKMYEAVKDAAAWCRAGKGPVLLEANTYRFRGHSMADPANYRTKQEVEDERKNDPIPKLREYTIRQGLAVEADFERIDEEVKAQVDAAVKFADESPEPSLEELWRDTIVEPGEADVRPRERVLGMKVTNWPSYPTGQELKVTWDLEPREQAEAADKKAGLIR